In Planctomycetaceae bacterium, the genomic window CAACTTCCAGACGCTTATAAAAAAGTACGAGCCCGTCATCGTCCCACCACAAGGCCTTGAGCCGGTCGCCGCGACGATTGATAAACAGAAACAGACTTCCGTCATTCGGTTCATACCCGAGTTCGGACCTGACAATTCCGGACAGGCCGCAGAAACTTTTTCGCATGTCCGCGGGCCGGCTGTAAAGAAAAATGCGAGCAGTTGTCGGCAACGCGATCATGACTGCGAACCCCGCTGCCCGGGCCGCCCGGCGTTTTCATTCAGCCGATCCACGACAGACAGCAACGCAGCCGTTTCGCACGAGGGAATTTCGACAACCGCCCGACCGCCGAGATGAATGCGAAAACATTCCCGACCCGCCTCCTCAGACACGGGCACGGTCACCGGCACCGGCACAGACACGGGCACAAACACACCGGGCTCTTCCGTTCGCCCACGAATCTTTCGCCGCCACAGATAGAACGAGGCCGTCGAGACACCCTGCTGTTCACAAAACTCAGCAACCGTCAGATCAGATCCATCAAACAACCGAACCAGCTTCTCCCACCGCCGACGAACGGCCGGATCAGGCAAACGAGCCATAAATACCTCCAGGCTATCGAGTCAAAACCCGAAAGCCTAAAGCACTTGTCAACAACGGTGACGATGGGCGCTTACGAATTCCGGACACTCTGCCTTTCCACGGCATAAGTCTCCTCCCAGACGGCATGTTGTCGTCGCTGACGGAGACCTGCAGTGGCCCAGGACCTCGACCAGACGATCCGTGACAACGCCGACGGGCCTGCCAGGGCCGCCGGCGATTCCGGCAGCATGGAGCAGCACAAGCTCTCCGAGCAGATTGCCGCGGATCGGTATCTCGCCTCGAAGAAGGCGGCGAAGTCCAAACGCCTCGGTCTCCGGACCACGAAGATC contains:
- the tnpB gene encoding IS66 family insertion sequence element accessory protein TnpB (TnpB, as the term is used for proteins encoded by IS66 family insertion elements, is considered an accessory protein, since TnpC, encoded by a neighboring gene, is a DDE family transposase.), which encodes MIALPTTARIFLYSRPADMRKSFCGLSGIVRSELGYEPNDGSLFLFINRRGDRLKALWWDDDGLVLFYKRLEVGTFQLTHSADRPAVKIDSTELAMLLKGIDIRSARRRKRLQAQDRD